One genomic segment of Alphaproteobacteria bacterium HT1-32 includes these proteins:
- a CDS encoding adenine phosphoribosyltransferase has product MDIKDHIRSVPDFPKPGILFYDISTLLADADAWQVALGRLARIVRGFQPDLLVGIESRGFLVAAPLALKLGSGFVMVRKQGKLPGKTIPFEYELEYGTDTVEIQEDAIKPGQRVVVLDDLLATGGTLQASIDLLRKVGADVVGAACLIELTFLNGRDRLDVPFEALVAYDS; this is encoded by the coding sequence ATGGATATCAAGGACCACATCCGCAGCGTGCCCGACTTTCCGAAGCCCGGCATTCTTTTCTATGACATTTCCACCCTGCTGGCCGACGCCGATGCCTGGCAGGTTGCCCTTGGTCGTCTGGCCAGGATTGTCCGGGGGTTTCAGCCTGACCTGCTGGTCGGCATTGAAAGCCGGGGATTCCTGGTTGCTGCCCCTCTGGCGCTGAAGCTGGGCAGCGGATTTGTGATGGTCCGCAAACAGGGCAAGCTTCCCGGCAAGACCATCCCGTTCGAATATGAACTCGAATACGGCACGGATACGGTGGAGATTCAGGAAGATGCCATCAAGCCCGGTCAGCGGGTGGTGGTGCTGGATGATCTGCTGGCCACTGGCGGCACGTTGCAGGCGTCCATTGATCTGCTGCGCAAGGTTGGTGCCGATGTTGTCGGGGCGGCCTGTCTGATCGAACTGACTTTCCTGAATGGCCGTGACCGGCTGGATGTCCCGTTCGAGGCGCTGGTCGCCTATGACTCCTGA
- a CDS encoding TAXI family TRAP transporter solute-binding subunit, producing MILKKTLIATVAVAGLSLAATGASAQQTFISIGTGGVTGVYYPTGGAICRLVNAGRKEHGIRCSAESTGGSAYNINTIKAGELEFGVAQSDVQYHAYNGTGAFQEAGAYKDLRSMFSVHAEPITVVARREAGVKSFEDLKGKRVNIGNPGSGVRATWEVLEAEYGWKRDDLKLASEMKSAELGQALCDNKIDAYFMTVGHPASMVQETVSSCDANIVAVTGDIPSKLVGANPYYRFADIPGGMYAGNPDDTKTFGVGATFVSSSAVSDEIAYVVAKAVMSNLDDFRKLHPAFANLKAEQMVKDGLTAPLHPGAEKAYKELGLIK from the coding sequence ATGATCCTCAAAAAAACACTCATTGCTACCGTCGCCGTTGCAGGCCTGTCGCTTGCCGCGACCGGCGCGTCAGCACAACAGACTTTCATTTCCATCGGTACCGGCGGTGTCACCGGCGTGTATTACCCGACCGGTGGTGCAATCTGCCGTCTGGTCAATGCAGGCCGCAAGGAACACGGCATTCGTTGTTCCGCTGAATCGACCGGTGGTTCTGCCTATAACATCAACACCATCAAGGCAGGCGAGCTGGAATTCGGCGTCGCCCAGTCAGACGTGCAGTACCATGCTTACAATGGTACCGGCGCTTTCCAGGAAGCCGGGGCATACAAGGACCTGCGGTCCATGTTCTCCGTTCATGCCGAGCCGATCACCGTGGTTGCCCGTCGGGAAGCCGGTGTGAAAAGCTTTGAAGACCTGAAGGGCAAGCGCGTCAATATCGGCAACCCCGGTTCCGGCGTCCGCGCCACCTGGGAAGTTCTGGAAGCCGAATATGGCTGGAAGCGCGACGACCTGAAGCTGGCCTCAGAAATGAAGTCGGCTGAACTGGGTCAGGCACTCTGCGACAACAAGATCGACGCTTACTTCATGACGGTCGGCCACCCCGCTTCGATGGTTCAGGAAACCGTGTCTTCCTGTGATGCAAACATCGTTGCCGTAACCGGCGATATTCCGAGCAAGCTGGTCGGTGCCAATCCTTACTACCGTTTTGCGGATATCCCCGGCGGCATGTATGCCGGCAACCCGGACGACACCAAGACCTTCGGTGTCGGTGCAACCTTCGTTTCATCATCAGCCGTATCCGATGAAATTGCCTATGTGGTTGCCAAGGCGGTCATGTCGAACCTCGACGATTTCCGCAAACTGCATCCGGCTTTCGCCAATCTGAAAGCTGAACAGATGGTCAAGGATGGCCTCACTGCCCCGCTGCATCCGGGCGCAGAGAAAGCCTATAAGGAACTCGGCCTGATCAAGTAA
- a CDS encoding aspartate aminotransferase family protein yields MDHVFHRSTRGVMPQAVRGDGIELIDATGKRYIDASGGAAVSCLGHSSEAVRQAMHEQLDQLAFAHSGFFTNQPMEQLADFLTQQAGGDLDRVYFVSGGSEAVETALKMARQYFVEIGQPQRRHYIARRQSYHGNTLGALSAGGNMWRRQQFEPVLLPVTSHIAPCHAWRWKEAGETDEAYGLRVAGELEETILKLGEDQVAAFVAEPVVGATMGAVPAVEGYFRRIREICDKYGVLLILDEVMCGMGRTGDLFAFHQEGILPDMVAIAKGLGAGYQPIGATIVRKKIYDAFVNGSGFFQHGHTYMGHALACAASLAVQKEIQDRDLLTNVTAMGDRLDALLQDRFGNHPNIGDIRGRGLFRGLELVADRASKEPLDPAASVNGKIKTEAMKRGLMCYPGGGTVDGRTGDHILLAPPFIVTEQDLSAIVERLGDAVDAVLPGSR; encoded by the coding sequence ATGGATCATGTCTTTCATCGCAGTACCAGAGGGGTCATGCCACAGGCTGTCCGGGGTGATGGTATCGAACTGATCGACGCCACCGGAAAGCGGTATATTGATGCCAGCGGCGGGGCGGCCGTGTCCTGTCTTGGCCATTCCAGCGAGGCCGTACGTCAGGCCATGCATGAACAGCTGGATCAGCTGGCCTTTGCCCATAGCGGCTTTTTTACCAATCAGCCGATGGAGCAGCTCGCCGACTTTCTGACCCAACAGGCAGGGGGTGATCTGGACCGGGTCTATTTTGTCAGTGGCGGGTCCGAGGCTGTCGAGACCGCCCTGAAAATGGCCCGACAGTATTTTGTTGAAATTGGCCAGCCACAGCGCCGCCATTATATCGCCCGGCGTCAGAGCTATCACGGCAACACGCTCGGCGCGCTGTCTGCGGGCGGGAATATGTGGCGACGTCAGCAATTTGAACCGGTCCTGCTGCCCGTCACGTCCCATATTGCCCCCTGCCATGCCTGGCGCTGGAAGGAAGCCGGGGAAACCGATGAGGCCTATGGCCTGCGCGTGGCAGGAGAGCTGGAAGAAACCATCCTGAAACTGGGAGAAGATCAGGTCGCTGCCTTCGTGGCAGAGCCTGTTGTCGGTGCGACCATGGGGGCTGTACCCGCAGTTGAAGGGTATTTCCGGCGCATCCGGGAAATCTGCGACAAATACGGGGTTCTGCTGATTCTGGACGAAGTGATGTGCGGGATGGGCCGGACCGGCGATCTGTTTGCCTTTCATCAGGAGGGGATTCTGCCCGACATGGTCGCCATCGCCAAAGGTCTGGGGGCCGGATACCAGCCGATTGGCGCGACGATTGTCCGGAAGAAAATCTATGATGCCTTTGTCAACGGGTCGGGCTTCTTCCAGCATGGCCATACCTATATGGGGCACGCCCTGGCCTGTGCAGCCTCCCTTGCCGTGCAGAAGGAAATACAGGACCGGGATCTGCTGACCAATGTCACAGCCATGGGTGACCGGCTGGATGCCCTGCTGCAGGACCGTTTCGGCAATCATCCGAATATCGGCGATATTCGCGGACGAGGGCTGTTTCGCGGACTGGAACTGGTTGCCGACCGGGCCAGCAAGGAACCGCTGGACCCGGCAGCTTCCGTAAACGGGAAGATCAAGACAGAGGCCATGAAGCGCGGTCTGATGTGCTATCCCGGCGGGGGTACGGTCGACGGACGGACCGGCGATCATATCCTGCTGGCCCCACCCTTCATCGTTACGGAACAGGATCTGTCCGCCATCGTTGAAAGACTGGGTGATGCGGTCGATGCGGTTCTGCCCGGCAGCCGGTAA
- a CDS encoding alpha/beta fold hydrolase, producing MAKPAPARPDLILLPGFMCDDDLWSDILPGLADIGDCRFGDLSASGDLDQMAQTLAASLTGPTLAIGFSMGGFAARKLALLAPDLIQGLVIINSSARGDTDVRRERNRVALAAQETRTYRGISRKALSRALHPDIETNKVLIERLHAMSIRLGRQAFLNQLSIRRTDERPTLGNISCPTLVVTGDQDRLRGIEEAEELRDGIPNATLTIIPDCGHMTPVEQPAALLKAIRDWHATIA from the coding sequence ATGGCAAAGCCTGCCCCGGCCAGACCGGATCTTATCCTGTTGCCCGGATTCATGTGTGATGATGATTTGTGGAGCGATATCCTGCCGGGACTGGCAGATATTGGTGACTGCCGGTTTGGTGATCTGTCAGCATCCGGCGACCTCGACCAGATGGCGCAGACTCTTGCCGCCAGCCTGACCGGCCCGACGCTGGCCATCGGTTTCTCCATGGGTGGATTTGCCGCCCGGAAACTGGCGCTGCTGGCCCCTGACCTTATACAGGGGCTGGTCATCATCAACTCATCTGCCCGTGGTGACACGGATGTCCGGCGCGAGCGTAACCGGGTCGCGCTGGCGGCTCAGGAAACCCGGACCTACAGGGGGATTTCGCGCAAGGCCCTGTCCCGTGCCCTGCATCCGGATATCGAGACAAACAAGGTACTTATCGAGCGCCTGCATGCCATGTCGATACGTCTGGGACGGCAGGCTTTCCTCAACCAGCTGTCAATCCGGCGCACAGATGAACGCCCGACACTCGGCAACATCTCCTGCCCGACGCTGGTCGTAACCGGCGATCAGGACCGTCTGCGCGGCATCGAGGAAGCCGAGGAGCTGCGCGACGGCATCCCGAATGCCACCCTCACCATCATCCCGGATTGCGGCCATATGACCCCCGTGGAACAACCCGCCGCCCTGCTGAAGGCGATTCGTGACTGGCACGCGACGATAGCCTGA
- a CDS encoding LysR family transcriptional regulator — MNLRRVDLNLLVAFDALMRTRHVGRAGDLLGLGQPAMSAALSRLRYLFGDDLLVRQGGGMAATERATQLAPEVSRLLKEINRLIEEPQGFDPAASQMTFRLRLSDLLSALILPKLLQHLAETAPGISLEVVHLSPEATVDALERGDIDLAVSTGLSAPKSIRQAILFVDRLVCLTRAEAALDNTTLTAATFASLPQIRVSQSPLDDRFIDRQLAAAGLKRRIVLTLPHWLALPEIIEQTELLAVVPESIATRLVTGRNLTFSPSPLTESGFDWSLYWHRRTDNDAAHVWLRKIIEEIA; from the coding sequence ATGAATCTGCGCCGTGTTGACCTGAACCTGCTGGTCGCCTTTGACGCCCTGATGCGAACCCGCCATGTCGGGCGCGCGGGCGACCTGCTTGGTCTTGGCCAGCCGGCAATGAGTGCGGCTCTCAGCCGGCTGCGTTATCTGTTTGGCGATGACCTGCTGGTCCGCCAGGGCGGCGGCATGGCAGCGACGGAACGCGCGACCCAGCTGGCACCTGAGGTCAGCCGGCTGCTGAAGGAAATCAACCGCCTGATCGAGGAACCACAGGGGTTTGACCCTGCCGCCAGCCAGATGACCTTCCGCCTGCGGCTGTCTGACCTGCTGTCTGCCCTCATCCTGCCGAAACTGCTTCAGCATCTGGCGGAAACAGCACCAGGCATCAGCCTCGAAGTTGTCCATCTGTCGCCGGAAGCTACCGTCGATGCACTGGAACGGGGGGATATTGACCTCGCGGTTTCAACCGGCCTGTCAGCACCGAAGTCGATCCGGCAGGCAATCCTGTTCGTTGACCGGCTGGTTTGCCTGACCCGTGCCGAAGCGGCCCTGGATAACACCACACTGACAGCCGCGACATTTGCCTCCCTGCCGCAGATCCGGGTCTCACAAAGCCCGCTGGATGATCGCTTTATCGACCGCCAACTGGCCGCCGCCGGCCTGAAACGCCGGATCGTGCTGACCCTGCCGCACTGGCTTGCCCTGCCGGAAATCATTGAACAGACCGAACTGCTGGCGGTCGTTCCCGAAAGCATCGCAACCCGCCTTGTTACAGGACGCAATCTGACGTTCTCCCCTTCTCCGCTGACAGAATCCGGTTTTGACTGGTCCCTGTACTGGCATCGGCGTACAGACAATGATGCAGCCCATGTCTGGTTGCGGAAAATCATTGAGGAGATTGCCTGA
- a CDS encoding response regulator, with product MPDLLPDILLVEDTLSLSRVYAEYLRDEPVNLHTVATGAAALEALRRLHPSTVLLDLKLPDMDGLDILRTIRQEDLADTVIVITAHGSVNIAVEAMQAGATDFLVKPFTANRLVVTLRNAMEQASLRTIVATYRDTFDRREYCRFIGSSLPMQAVYRIIESAASSKATVFVTGESGTGKELTAEAVHNRSPRHAQPLVAINCGAIPGELMESEIFGHVKGAFTGAVANRDGAATRADKGTLFLDEICEMPMALQTKLLRFIQTGRFQKVGGGADESVDVRFVCATNRDPWEEVMAGRFREDLYYRLHVIPVLLPPLRDRDSDVLDIADHVLARICKEEGKSFTGFDEPARQALQQYDWPGNVRELENTLRNVVVLNDGERVSMTMLPERIAAAIDTNQDRRQRMMRRATDTGQRTEDAATGPIEPLRLVERRVIEAAISQMDGNIPKAAEALDVSPSTLYRKLAVWQETKRSAATPET from the coding sequence ATGCCGGACCTCTTGCCGGACATTCTGCTCGTCGAAGATACACTCTCGCTGTCGCGGGTGTATGCTGAATATCTGCGCGACGAGCCCGTCAATCTGCATACTGTCGCCACCGGTGCGGCAGCGCTGGAAGCCCTGCGCCGGTTGCATCCGTCGACGGTGCTTCTTGATCTCAAACTGCCGGATATGGATGGTCTGGATATCCTGCGCACCATCCGGCAGGAAGACCTCGCCGATACGGTGATCGTCATTACAGCGCACGGATCGGTCAATATCGCCGTCGAGGCCATGCAGGCCGGTGCGACCGACTTCCTCGTCAAACCTTTCACTGCCAACCGGCTGGTCGTCACCCTGCGGAACGCGATGGAGCAGGCGTCGTTGCGGACCATCGTCGCGACTTATCGCGATACATTTGATCGCCGTGAATATTGCCGCTTCATCGGCTCATCCCTGCCCATGCAGGCGGTCTACCGCATTATTGAAAGTGCTGCCTCGTCGAAGGCTACCGTCTTTGTGACCGGTGAATCCGGGACCGGCAAGGAACTGACTGCCGAGGCGGTCCACAACCGCTCACCACGGCATGCCCAGCCTCTGGTCGCCATCAATTGTGGTGCCATTCCCGGCGAGCTGATGGAAAGCGAAATTTTCGGTCATGTAAAAGGAGCCTTTACCGGAGCCGTAGCCAATCGTGACGGGGCCGCAACCCGGGCCGACAAGGGAACCCTGTTCCTTGATGAAATCTGCGAAATGCCAATGGCCCTCCAGACTAAGCTGCTGCGCTTCATACAGACCGGGCGATTTCAGAAGGTTGGCGGTGGTGCGGATGAAAGTGTGGATGTCCGTTTCGTCTGTGCGACCAACCGCGATCCCTGGGAAGAGGTGATGGCCGGCCGGTTTCGCGAAGACCTGTATTACCGGCTGCATGTGATCCCCGTATTGTTACCACCACTCCGGGATCGCGACAGTGATGTCCTCGACATTGCCGATCATGTCCTTGCGCGGATCTGCAAGGAAGAAGGGAAAAGCTTCACCGGTTTCGACGAACCTGCCCGTCAGGCACTGCAACAATATGACTGGCCGGGTAATGTGCGTGAGCTGGAAAACACCCTGCGCAATGTTGTTGTTCTGAACGACGGTGAACGGGTCAGCATGACAATGCTGCCGGAAAGAATTGCAGCGGCCATCGACACCAATCAGGACCGGCGACAACGCATGATGCGACGGGCCACAGATACCGGACAGCGAACAGAAGACGCCGCCACAGGCCCGATTGAACCGCTGCGTCTTGTCGAACGACGGGTCATTGAAGCCGCCATTTCACAGATGGACGGAAATATACCGAAAGCGGCAGAGGCTCTGGATGTCAGTCCGTCGACGCTATACCGGAAACTGGCTGTCTGGCAGGAAACTAAACGAAGTGCAGCCACGCCGGAAACCTGA
- a CDS encoding TRAP transporter fused permease subunit gives MADTNKKGGAAIDDIDLDDLVASSDTGARAPTGFVGKLIAGIALTWSLFQLYIASDVPFLLAEVFGNVVLFPSDQARAIHLAFALVLAALAYPLFKGSPRDRVPFYDWGLALIGAACCLYLVFFKGSISTRPGLPITADIVVSVLGMITVLIATFRSLGLPLVIVASVFLIYVFFGHQPFMPEVIQWRGASLDKAMWHFWMQTEGVFGVALGVSTSMVFLFVLFGSLLDKAGAGNYFIKLAFAMLGHLRGGPAKAAVVSSAMTGLISGSSIANVVTTGTFTIPLMKRVGFSAEKAGSVEVASSVNGQIMPPVMGAAAFLMTEYVGISYLEVVKHALLPAVISYIALFYIVHLEALKANMKGLPKPGVAKTLIQKLTGIILGFVITGALAMGIYYGLGWTKDVFGQATIYAVAVLFVVAYLGLLYVSARAPDLEEDDPNAEVVSLPETGPTSRAGFYFLLPILVLIWCLMIERLSPGLAAFWATIGMIFIQLTQHPLKAMMRARGDLGASFRQGWNEVIDGMIAGARNMIGIAVATGAAGIIVGTISLTGAHQIVGEFIEFLSGGNLIFMLILVAIFSLILGMGLPTTANYIVVSSLMAGVIVEVGASNGLIVPLIAVHLFVFYFGIMADVTPPVGLASFAAAAVAHADPIKTGFTAFFYSLRTVALPFLFIFNTDLLLIDVGWVQAGFVFVVATIAMLLFAAGTQGYFFARSKLWESALLLIIAFTLFRPGFWLDIVEEPYQKVDPATIVQLAESSPADGAIRATLEGEELGSGKIVEKTVSLPLGPAGPGAERLAKAAGIEVITTDGKTMVDNVTFGGYAEQQGIDLDWVIKKVEVESERMPKEVFYIPALILLAGLIMIQRRRREGEPA, from the coding sequence ATGGCGGATACGAACAAAAAAGGCGGGGCGGCAATCGATGATATCGATCTCGATGATCTCGTAGCCTCGTCGGATACAGGAGCACGGGCACCGACCGGTTTCGTCGGCAAGCTGATAGCCGGAATTGCACTGACCTGGTCGCTGTTTCAGCTCTATATTGCCTCGGACGTACCCTTCTTGCTGGCGGAAGTATTCGGCAATGTCGTGCTGTTCCCCTCGGATCAGGCACGCGCCATTCATCTTGCTTTTGCCCTGGTTCTGGCCGCACTGGCCTATCCCCTTTTCAAAGGCTCTCCCCGCGATCGCGTCCCCTTTTATGACTGGGGCCTGGCGCTGATCGGGGCCGCCTGCTGTCTCTATCTCGTTTTCTTCAAGGGATCGATATCGACGCGACCGGGTCTGCCGATCACGGCCGATATTGTCGTTTCCGTTCTCGGCATGATCACCGTGCTGATTGCAACGTTCCGGTCACTTGGCCTGCCACTGGTTATCGTGGCGTCGGTTTTCCTGATTTATGTCTTTTTCGGTCACCAGCCCTTCATGCCGGAAGTCATCCAGTGGAGAGGTGCCTCGCTGGACAAGGCGATGTGGCATTTCTGGATGCAGACTGAAGGCGTCTTTGGTGTCGCCCTCGGCGTCTCGACCTCGATGGTCTTCCTGTTCGTCCTGTTCGGCTCCCTGCTCGACAAGGCCGGTGCCGGCAACTATTTCATCAAGCTGGCTTTCGCCATGCTCGGCCATCTGCGGGGCGGTCCGGCCAAGGCGGCTGTTGTGTCTTCTGCCATGACCGGCCTGATTTCCGGCTCCTCCATCGCCAATGTGGTGACCACCGGCACCTTCACCATTCCGCTGATGAAACGTGTCGGCTTCTCGGCAGAGAAAGCCGGATCGGTTGAAGTCGCCTCCTCGGTGAATGGCCAGATCATGCCGCCAGTCATGGGGGCTGCGGCCTTCCTGATGACCGAATATGTCGGCATCAGTTATCTCGAAGTCGTCAAGCATGCGCTGCTGCCGGCGGTCATCTCCTATATCGCGCTGTTCTACATCGTCCATCTGGAAGCCCTGAAAGCGAATATGAAGGGCCTGCCGAAACCGGGTGTTGCCAAGACCCTGATCCAGAAGCTGACGGGTATCATCCTGGGTTTCGTGATTACCGGCGCTCTTGCCATGGGGATCTATTACGGTCTCGGCTGGACCAAGGATGTCTTTGGTCAGGCAACCATCTATGCGGTGGCCGTCCTGTTCGTTGTTGCTTATCTCGGCCTGCTCTATGTGTCGGCCCGCGCACCGGATTTGGAAGAAGATGATCCGAATGCCGAGGTCGTCTCGCTGCCGGAGACCGGCCCGACATCCCGTGCAGGTTTCTACTTCCTGCTGCCGATTCTGGTGCTGATCTGGTGCCTGATGATCGAACGTCTGTCACCGGGTCTGGCCGCTTTCTGGGCCACCATCGGTATGATCTTCATCCAGCTGACCCAGCATCCGCTGAAAGCCATGATGCGGGCACGGGGTGATCTCGGCGCCTCATTCCGGCAGGGCTGGAACGAGGTTATCGACGGCATGATTGCCGGTGCCCGGAACATGATCGGGATTGCCGTGGCGACCGGTGCTGCCGGCATCATTGTCGGCACCATCTCGCTGACCGGTGCACATCAGATCGTCGGTGAGTTCATCGAATTCCTGTCCGGCGGCAACCTGATCTTCATGCTGATACTGGTGGCGATCTTCTCGCTGATCCTGGGCATGGGTCTGCCGACAACGGCAAACTACATTGTCGTCTCCTCACTGATGGCCGGTGTCATCGTTGAGGTTGGTGCCTCAAACGGGCTGATCGTCCCCCTGATCGCGGTGCATCTGTTCGTCTTCTACTTCGGCATCATGGCGGATGTGACACCCCCTGTGGGACTGGCATCCTTTGCAGCGGCGGCCGTTGCCCATGCGGACCCGATCAAGACCGGGTTCACGGCGTTCTTCTATTCGCTGCGAACCGTTGCCCTGCCCTTCCTGTTCATCTTCAACACGGACCTGCTGCTGATTGACGTCGGCTGGGTACAGGCCGGGTTTGTCTTTGTGGTGGCAACCATAGCCATGCTGCTGTTCGCTGCGGGGACACAGGGCTACTTCTTTGCCCGCTCGAAATTGTGGGAATCGGCCCTGCTTCTGATCATCGCCTTCACCCTGTTCCGGCCCGGCTTCTGGCTGGATATCGTCGAAGAGCCTTATCAGAAGGTCGATCCGGCAACCATTGTGCAACTGGCAGAATCCTCTCCGGCGGATGGCGCCATCCGGGCCACCCTTGAAGGTGAGGAACTGGGATCCGGCAAGATTGTCGAGAAAACAGTCAGCCTGCCGCTGGGTCCGGCCGGACCGGGTGCTGAACGTCTGGCCAAAGCCGCCGGGATCGAAGTAATCACGACTGACGGCAAGACCATGGTCGATAACGTGACCTTCGGCGGCTATGCCGAGCAACAGGGCATTGACCTGGACTGGGTCATCAAGAAAGTCGAAGTCGAGTCAGAACGGATGCCAAAGGAAGTTTTCTACATTCCGGCACTCATCCTGCTGGCGGGGCTGATCATGATCCAGCGCCGTCGCCGTGAGGGTGAACCCGCCTGA
- the trxA gene encoding thioredoxin TrxA, whose translation MSTKAVSDESFDEDVLKSDHPVLVDFWAEWCGPCKQIGPALEELAAELGDKVTVAKVNIDDNPMTPSKYGVRGIPTLMLFKGGDVAATKVGALPKSQLFDWVKGEI comes from the coding sequence ATGAGCACCAAGGCAGTTTCCGACGAAAGCTTCGATGAAGACGTTCTCAAATCCGACCACCCGGTTCTGGTCGATTTCTGGGCAGAATGGTGTGGCCCCTGCAAGCAGATCGGCCCGGCTCTGGAAGAACTCGCTGCCGAACTTGGTGACAAGGTAACGGTTGCGAAGGTCAATATTGATGACAACCCGATGACCCCGTCCAAGTACGGCGTCCGCGGCATCCCGACCCTGATGCTGTTCAAGGGTGGCGATGTTGCCGCAACCAAGGTCGGCGCGCTGCCGAAAAGCCAGCTGTTTGACTGGGTCAAAGGCGAGATCTGA
- a CDS encoding c-type cytochrome encodes MFAGAAQAAGDAAKGKTVFKKCAACHSFDAEQRKPGPTLAGLFGRKAGVVEGFKYSKDMVAAGEAGLVWNEQGFVDYMADPKGYIGSFIDKKKAATRMAFAGLRKESERDDLLAYMLEQVK; translated from the coding sequence ATGTTTGCCGGTGCCGCACAGGCTGCCGGTGATGCGGCCAAGGGCAAGACCGTCTTCAAGAAATGCGCTGCCTGTCATTCGTTTGATGCTGAACAGAGAAAGCCGGGACCGACGCTGGCCGGGCTGTTCGGGCGAAAAGCCGGTGTTGTCGAAGGTTTCAAATATTCCAAGGATATGGTCGCCGCAGGTGAAGCCGGACTGGTCTGGAATGAACAGGGCTTTGTTGATTACATGGCCGACCCGAAAGGATATATCGGCAGCTTTATTGACAAGAAAAAAGCCGCCACCCGCATGGCATTTGCCGGTCTGAGGAAAGAGTCTGAGCGCGATGACCTGCTGGCTTATATGCTGGAACAGGTGAAGTAA
- a CDS encoding haloacid dehalogenase type II, which translates to MTSVSVLARETRVLVFDQYGTIVDMQKGLTEIATPFLKKKGWDGEAHRFVTWWRRTHFENSMIDALGDRGHTPYREIGHRAVSFVMDRCGISYTQDEVRWLVGEIEKLKPFPDVLTALARLREAGYKLAILSNGDRDMLEAAKPHIGFPFDHVISVQESGYFKPHWKTYATAAEIIGEDRSNCLFVANHAFDCIGAKCWGMRAAFIDRRKRPFGETPHQPDLITSDFTELAAALTE; encoded by the coding sequence ATGACCTCAGTATCCGTTCTCGCCCGTGAAACCCGTGTTCTGGTCTTTGATCAATACGGCACCATCGTCGATATGCAGAAAGGCCTCACTGAAATCGCCACGCCGTTTCTGAAGAAAAAAGGCTGGGATGGTGAAGCCCATCGTTTTGTGACCTGGTGGCGACGCACCCATTTTGAAAATTCAATGATCGACGCGCTTGGCGATCGCGGCCATACCCCCTACCGCGAGATCGGCCACCGCGCTGTCAGTTTTGTCATGGACCGTTGCGGCATCAGCTACACACAGGACGAAGTTCGCTGGCTGGTCGGCGAGATTGAAAAACTGAAACCCTTTCCGGATGTGCTGACGGCACTGGCCCGCCTGCGCGAGGCTGGCTACAAGCTCGCCATTCTGTCGAATGGTGACCGCGACATGCTGGAAGCCGCAAAGCCGCATATCGGTTTCCCCTTCGACCATGTAATTTCGGTTCAGGAATCCGGCTATTTCAAACCGCACTGGAAAACCTATGCGACGGCGGCCGAAATCATCGGTGAAGACCGCTCGAACTGCCTGTTCGTTGCCAATCACGCCTTTGACTGCATCGGGGCGAAATGCTGGGGTATGCGCGCCGCCTTCATTGACCGCCGCAAACGGCCCTTTGGCGAAACCCCGCACCAGCCGGACCTCATCACTTCAGACTTCACGGAACTGGCGGCGGCCCTGACCGAATGA